The following DNA comes from Denticeps clupeoides chromosome 14, fDenClu1.1, whole genome shotgun sequence.
GGGTGGGGTGATTATTAccacatgggtggtagtagccaagtaggtaacacgctcgcctaagaaccagaacacccaggttcaaaccccacttactaccattgtgtccctgagcaggacacttaacccctgagggggactgtccctgtaaatactgattgtacgttgctatggataagggcgtctgataaatgctgtaaatgtaaatgtaaaaagcaataGATAAAAAATCATGTGACCGTGATCACTCCTCAAGACCACTGCACTGGGACCAACTGTTACCAAAAACaggatattaaaatatataaaattcattCACAATATTCcagttgggcagtggtggcctggcaggtaaggaaatggacccgtgaTTAgaaaggctgccggttcgaatcccgagccgccaaggtgatCACTGcttgggtaaaatgcagaggacgcttGTAAtgtcacggtgtgctgtgcttgctgtgtttcacaatgacaatcactccacctTCACTTCAAGAGGTCTTGAGAGGAGAACGATATCCATCAAGAGAACCATCACACCCCCCGGAACCCTAAAGGAATGGACATCATGTCTGTCATGTCTGATGTCGcgctaatttaatttaataatattttaataataatttacagatCACCCGCGTAATAATATCCGGGTCCAGATCTCCACCcagatctgatttttttttttgtcgctcATCTGTCAGGTGAAAATGAAGGAGGCGAACAAAAcagactaaaacaaaaaaaaaaaatgaatcatgtgACCGTGGCGTCGCGATGCGCGATTGCGTTCGATTCCCTCGCCAATAGAATGAATGGACTCAAATAGCAGCCAATCAGCGGCGAGCTCGCCGCGCGTATAAAAGCGCAGGAAAGCCGCTTAATTCCGGACACCATTATCACGGTCTGTGTGTTCGTCTGTGGTcttaataaaggaaaaaaaaaaagatatatatttatattttttggtgGGACTTTCTTTCCTTCCCCCTCCCAAAGAAAAGCGTCGCAAGGTAGGACACgttcgtaaaaaaaaataaaatgccgtgatgacaagattttatttttcatttttttttaacccccgaTTATTAACGTTTCGTTGCCACCGGTCCTGACGACCGGACCGTTGGAACAAAGACGCGGAATTTTAAAGAGAATCGCCGGCGACGTCGacgattttattattttatgattcATCATTATTTTTTCCCGTAGCgtgttattttacaaaaaaaaccccccaaaaaacctgCGTTTGACGGAGCTGTAAAAATAACGAGCGGCGGGAGGTGATGCGCGTCGCCGCCGCCGACGACCTTGCGGTGCGTCCCGGGCGCCGGGGCGGTGCGCAGATTCCGGCTTCTCTGGTCAACGCTGACGGCGAATTTATCGCGTGCcttttatttaacaaatgcaattttaatttcgtaaatgtgttttttaattttaattttttttttctttttaggaGAACGCAGCCATGCCTTTCGGTAACACCCACAACCAGCTGAAGATGAACTACAGCGCGGAGCAGGAGTTCCCGGACCTCAGCAAGCACAACAACCACATGGCCAAGGTGCTGACCCCCGACATGTACGCCGGCCTGCGGGACAAGCAGACCCCCAGCGGCTTCACCCTGGATGACGTCATCCAGACCGGGGTCGACAACCCAGGTGAGGAGCAGCGCCCCCTCCCGTCCACTCGGTCGTGGTGAAACGCCCttcccggattcgaaccggcgaccttgcGATTGCGGCTCCGCTTCCTGGCCCTCAGTGGCGTAGCAGGGCTGGTCAAGGTCACCTCGCGTCCCCGGGCAGCAATATGGGCACAGAACGCATGATTCGTGTGATAATATATATGAAGATCTTGTGAGATGAAATGGTCTTCGGTGGcgcccctgacccctgaccccaccTCTCCTTGCAGGTCACCCCTTCATCATGACTGTAGGCTGCGTTGCCGGAGACGAGGAGACCTACGACGTCTTCAAGGACCTGCTGGACCCGGTCATCGAGGATCGCCACGGGGGGTACAAGCCCACAGACAAACACAAGACAGACCTGAACTCCGACAACCTCCAGGTATGGCTCCGGACCGCCCCTGTGCCGGCGATcggcccgccccgccccgccccggtAACTACATGTATACCTTTCAAAATCTGTGAAGGGCGGGGACGACCTGGATCCCAACTACGTCCTGAGCTCCAGGGTGCGAACCGGCAGGAGCATCCGTGGGTTCTGCCTGCCCCCCCACTGCAGCCGCGGGGAGAGACGCGGCATCGAGAACCTGTCCATCGAGGGTAAGTGGAGCTAcgagacccgggtttgaataaTGTAATTCATAAcaattaataatagtaataaatgaGCCTTCCTCCGCTCAGCCTTGAGCAGCCTTGACGGAGACCTGAAAGGAAAATATTACGCCTTGAGGAACATGACGGacgaggagcagcagcagctcatcGACGACCACTTCCTGTTCGACAAGCCCGTGTCCCCGCTGCTGCTGGCTTCTGGGATGGCCCGCGACTGGCCGGACGCCCGGGGGATCTGGTGAGTCTCTTCCCTCGTCGTGGAGGTCGCctggaggtctttttttttttttttttttttttttaaaaatgcgcgTTTGTTGCGCGCTTGCAGGCACAACGACAACAAGACCTTCCTGGTCTGGGTGAACGAGGAGGACCATTTGCGCGTCATCTCCATGCAGAAGGGCGGAAACATGCGGGAGGTCTTCACCCGCTTCTGCGAGGGCCTTACGAAGGTGCGACCGCGTCTTGCGTCTCAAGGCCTCGGGGTTTTTTTAATGGTTACAATAAACCTCACGTCTCTGCTTCTCCCCGTCCTGTCCCCAGATTGAGGGTCTTTTTAAAGAGAAGGGCCACGAGTTTATGTGGAACGAGCACCTTGGCTACGTTCTCACCTGCCCCTCCAACCTGGGCACTGGCCTGCGTGCAGGCGTCCACGTCAAACTGCCCAACCTCAGCAAGCACGAGAGCTTTGGGGAGGTTCTCAAGAGGTTGAGGCTGCAGAAACGCGGCACAGGTAGCTAACCGCACTGGTCCCCGAGGGTTCTGCTCCCCCTTTCCGGGCTTTCCAGGCTAAACCATCTTTTTGCTTGCGCAGGCGGCGTGGACACTGCCGCAGTGGGTGGGGTCTTTGACATCTCCAACGCCGACCGCCTGGGCTTCTCCGAGGTGGAGCTGGTGCAGATGGTGGTCGACGGCGTCCAGCTGCTCGTGGACATGGAGAAACGCCTGGAGGGAGGCCAGTCGATCAGTGACCTCATGCCCGAACAGAAGTGAACACTGTAACAGcgcccccaaccccccccccccccccccatctccccCCCACTTGCCCTTCACCCAACTTGACCCGACCCCCCCATTCCCCCACCTCCAGTATCTGCTCCAAATCCAGTAATCTTTAACTACGTCAAGGAGTACACTCTGCCCAAGCATTAGTGGCACTTAAGTTAGGTGAGTCTTCCATCAGTGTGATGAAGGATTTTGTATATCGAACATCTCGCAGTGTTGAGGATGGATCTTAACACctgaaataaaatctgtttgGCCCATGGACTTTGTCTCCGGTATTATTTTCGTGGTCTAGAGTACAGCTGCGTTCAACCTTACAAAattggagaatttttttttttttttttttgggggggagaaAGTCCACCATTTTGATTCAGTTTTTCCCATCATCCACAAGAAGCGCATTACGAACGTTCTCTCGTATCCTGTAACTGCTGAAATGCAAACATAATTGCAGCCTTTTTAATTGCAAATTTAACTTGTGGAGCTGCAATAGTTGAGTTAAGcacttaattttatttaatcttttttttttttattttatttttttttataaatggtgCAGTCCCCATATTTTTGATGGTTGATCTcgtttttgtaatttaattttttatttttttttgcttagtcTTCCTCTTTTCATTTTGATAGGTCTTTGTAACATTCACTGGACTTGATTAATAGGCCATTATTAACTTTTAAATTTCTGTGCATGTCGTGAGTAACATATATgcaaaatgtagtttttaattaagttacaaaaatgttttcaattttttttccttgtgatTTTCTGCAACATTTCACATGCAACTGTTTAATCGTTTATCAAGAACTGCAAAATGAAACAGGCATGAGAAATGCTCCGGTTtcaacaggagaaaaaaaaacacatatgcatTGGACTGTAAAGAATAGGTTGAGGACTCTGGAAACGTCCGCTCTAGACTGTCATCTTGTGGCTCCGATTGGTATGAGACAGTTGGGCCACCAGGCTCACTTTGGGGGAAATTCACCTGTTCCATACGCTTAACTACACGCCGTGACAAGATTATTCTCAGATCCACCACCAGTTTCCAACCATGGCCTCCGTTTCATGAAATACAAATTATTGTGAAAGAGTCTGGTCCTTATATATTCGAGTCACTTCTTCCCTTAGTCTCCTATTAACATACTAATggcaaaaaaaggtaaaaataaatggaaaataaaaaagtaaatatataaactGCAGTATATAAAGGTTACAAGCACTTCAATAAGACAGACCAGGCGCTTTTAGGGTATTTTAATGAAGACACTGATTAACCTTATCTGTGATGAGTTACATTAATTCCATCGTTTCTGACTCATAGCCAgacttagaaaaaaaataaaataaacaggaaGTATATCAATATGTTGCTGTTTCAAAACTAAggtacattatttacattccaaaaaggaaaaaaaaagtagtaaaaaaaaaaatactaaaaatgaGACAAAACCTGGAGTGAATACTGAATCCTGACGAATGGCAAGGTGTGAACACTGTTCCAAAACTGACCCATGATggggacaaaaaagaaaaactaaaatttcAAACGACGAGGAAGTAAAATTTCCTCATCAATACAAGTTCTCTTATAACAACAAATTATTTAGCAAAATCATTAGTCTCAAGTCCCACAAGACATTGCAACAACCCccttctgagtgtgtgtgtgtgtgtgtgtgtatgtgcaagtATGTGCATTCGCCAGCCTGATGCTCGTGGTGGCTTTCACCCCATGCCGCTCCCAGAAGCCAGGTCCGCTACGACACTACACGCAGGCCGCAGCCTGACCGCTGCCTTCATGACTCAATAAGGAAGAGCTACTGAGTTGCGGTGActggcttgtttgtgtgtgcaggtccCATAGGAACAGGAACCTTAAGAAATGATGCCGGGATGGGTGGGGAAaataaagatggaaaaaaaaaataaaataaaaccaacgtTGACGTGTGCAAACGGCTTCAATTGGCCAGTCTGCAGCCGGTAGCCATTCCGTGCTGGTACTTCCTGCACGTGGGGGTCCGTCGCCGACTGGTCGGCAGGAGCACTCGGTTCCGGGCGGGCGCGGTGGAACAGGATCTGTGAGATGGCAGGGTGGAGTGATGGCTATATAGGCAAGGGGTGGGGGTGAGTTACTAATGCAGTAGTGCACGGTtcaaaggggggggggcagtatTCCTCTCAACACAGCATTAGTGACCAACTGCtgcatcaataataataataatgataatcataataataataatgctccAAAGACGCAGGAAATTATTGCCTAAGGCATAAGTCTATACATTATTTTCAGTACATACTTTGTAAGTGTTTGAGGAGAGCTAGTCTGTATCTGCTACTTtttgaaagaaacaaaatgtacaGCTTCAATATGCTATttttgtgtgactttttttctttttttaaattcacattttgtttaatttttattgagGCCGTTTGGAATTTCCCCGTTTTACAGCTTTAACTCGTTGGCGATTTTGGAGGCGATGTTCTTGAACGCGATGGACGTCCCCGATATCCGCTTGAAGCGCACGCCATTGAGCGAGAGGCGGGGCAGCTTGCACACCTCCATCTCCCACTGGACCAGGCTCTCGGCGTGGCCGTCGCCGTGGACGCAGAGCAGCAGGAAGCGTTCGCGCTGCTCGTAGTCGCAGTTGTTGGCGTCCAGCACCTTGCGGATTTCGCGCATCATGTCTGCCGGCTCCATGGATGACGTGGTCTTCATGCTCCAGGTGAAGCGCAGGGAGCGTGGCTTGGTGTCCTTGTTGTCCTCCTTCTGCTCCCCGGATACGTTACGACTGTCAAGAGAGGTAAAAAGGAGACGTCAGGGAGGCTTTGCGAAACATGTGACGAGtcagtctgtctctgtgtgtcaaTGGTTGACCACCCCCCAGTCCTCAGGAACCCCAAATTCTAATTAGGCTGACAATTGTGTAATTGACCAAGTTAACAAACAAACAGTGCAGTTCTTGTTGATCCACTGACGTAGTTATGGTCtcatattttgttcattttatctTCTGTCATCGTTCTACATTAATGTTCATCCCCGTTGGTGCACTGCATACGCGCAAAGCAACGTCATTTCATGAAAACTCGATTAATCGACAATGGTGCATGACGGTGCATAAATATGCATTCATAGAATGATAATGTAACAGGATGAAGGTGAACACCGCTAAAGCATCacgtctctctgtgtctctctacCTTGCTATGGACCATGCTGAAGGTTGAAGATGCCAAGGTGCTTCATGCACCCAGTGAACGTCAGTTCTGCATGCAGGAGGAATATTAGGGAGTCTACAGATATTACCACCATAATGCAATGGCCCCTGGCTTTATTAGGGCATTGGATTCGGGCAACAATGACAAGATATAAATGTATTCAATGTCACCACAAGGGGTCACTACACTACATGAAAATTGAACGTATTTACCAGTCTCTAAGGTATAACAATATACAACAATACATTCATATGATGGATCAGCACTATGGCTCATTAAAATTTAATCTACAGTGACTGGCTTGTGTGTTCCTGCATGATACAGGGCTTGAGTGAAAATGAAACTGGGGGGTTTACTCGTCTCACCTTAAACCCTCACATCTCCCATTTCTCTCAAACTCTGCCGGTGCTCTTAGAGACGAAGTAAGCAGGAAAGAGGGGAATCAAGACAGAAACAAGTGCTTAAACCTCAGAGGAAAACATGAGGAAGGGGAGATGGGTTTCAAGTAGCTTCAAGGCTCTtggtgaaaaaagaaagaaagaagagaattAGCAGTTAATGACGTAGGTAGAAAATGAACATGTCTGGACTGCTGCcttgaaatgaagtgaaagcaAGAGCAGTAGTGTTGGGACAGAAGTCACTCTCTCTAGATGCAAATGGTCCTGTCCAAACATCTCGTGCTGAATCAGCCGGTCCCGTTTCTTTTACATGGCGAGGAACACAGcaaagggaaagaaaagaggACTTCATGTGGATTGAGCTCAACTGATTACAGATGCAAAAGGTGGCAACTGAAATGGAACAAAAGTTcaaaagaaatatgaaaaagacacaaattACATCCCTTGTTTAAAGGGAACAGTGGACTTCAAAGGACTGAAGACAGACTGAAATCAAGACACAAACTGCCAGTggaaagtttggatgcacctactcatttatgagtCTTGCATTGAGTTCTGTAATAAACAAAACGTTCAAGATTTGtctctctccaaatcagggagctttaacacacacacacacacacacacacacacacacacacacacacacacacacacacacacacacacacacacacacacacacacacaaactgaccgtgcaccagtcactctgggCAGCATtagtctgccaactacctcactttgccactttgtcacttttacactaactagctctgttgcactacatggtttgcactctccaccatgtgcccttatttgtatattgtgttaaaattgtatttatacctttgtatttaatgttactgtttgtatttaatgttactgtttgtatttaatgttacttgtatgcaccatgggtctgagagtaacgaaATTTCAAtgctctgcatgtcctgtacatgtggcagaattgacaataaagctgactttgacttttgactttgacgatggggatggtttccaacagtcctggaggtttatgctgaacactttcgtAACCCAGTAGAAAGAGTCCCTCGTTTCATTTAGGGATTGTgcaagtgtcttttttttagttcttatcaGTTCATGGTAAACTATGATTTTTTAAAGTTATTTGATGGAGACTATAGACTATAACACACTGACTGAGAAGAGAAATCTGAACTGGACCCAGCACTGTTGCATCTCGTTTGACCAGGAGAAAACAACTCAACgtgagaagaaggaaaaagagagagagtttatCATCATTGGAAATTGTTACGAGTGAAATATTAAGTTatggtttaaatttttttgtgggtttttttttttatagtgaattCCGGCTGttagtttgtacatttattttcttattcggcatttaaatataatagtAAGTTCAACTATAGAATCCCTGTATGGAGACGACCATCAGTCAAATTCAAGCGATCCATCAAATCTGTCAAGCGacatctcttgatttcagtcaCATGAGTAACATCTGAAAATCCCATTAGGGTTAGATTAAGTAACACATTTCTAAGGACACATGGACAAACCCAAAaactgaacaagacacataGCTCTTGCATGCGGGACAGCCCTGTTGAAGACACAGTTGTAGCTGGAGGTGTAAGAGTAGGGGGACATGGACAGTGGACGGCTCAacggcctgtttttttttttttttttttgtccgtgtTCTTCAGGATACAGGGTGTTGGCGGTTCAGATGTAGaacgtttaaaaagaaaaagaatggaCCTCAGCAAGGTGAGGCATCTTCTGTCCAGGCCTGACACTGACAGAGATAAGGTTTCAGCAGGACCTCGCTCAGGACAGGGAACCAGGAGAAAAGCGACTAGCGGGACTGGACAAAGGGGAAGAGCAAACAGGGAGTAGAATCTCTGGATCCTCCAGAGCTACTAAACAGTAGGTGCTGGCAGCCAAACGGTAAGGTATTTGCCAAAAAGAAAGGTGTCTCGGTACCTGGTGTCTCCCATCTTGTTATGAGCCACCCCTCAATCACCACAGCGGTCGGTGGCCAAATTTAGCGCCCAGTACGGTGGCCTGAGTGGCACAACCAGAAGTTTGTTACCTCAAGCACAGTCAGACATAAGACACCTACAAGACCCTGGAACTGCACGTTACTGAAGACTCTTGCGAGGGACAAAACTCCTGCAGTCCAGTATTCAACAATTCTGTGCCTCTAATATCATTATTCCCCAATTTATTAAACCGATAAAATAGGCAGCGGCCAGGACGGCACTGGATAGGGACGGCCGGATCATAGTCGGCCATCTGACTGATTCTGATTCATAGAAGGCTCCTCAAATACCCCTCTCTGGATAAGAAAGTAATCTCAATTCACCTCGGTCCAGACTGACTCCTCACGATGATGTCACTCTGATAGGATCTCCAAATACCAgtaggtcacatgaccagttgGATCAGAGATGAACAAATTAACAGTCAAAACCAGTGCAGTTCTCTCACTCCCTCTGGAGTGTAACCGTAGACAGAACACAAGGCTCTTGGGTTAGAACACCACCACCGATTGGAAAAGGGTGAAAAATGTCATGTGACTGCGTCCTACAGGATCTTGTCTTCAAGCTGTGAAGAAAGCCGAACTTGTAGGTCCAATTCTGATCAAGGCGCGGGATAAATGAAAGGTTAAAAGTCAGGAACCTGATTGACAACATCCTCAGGCCGCGTTCTATGAGCAACAtgtttccaaaaagaaaaaaaagaatgtgaatcAGAAATTCTaacataatgtaaaatatatttctcacTGTTACCAGTCAGAATGACAAGTCTCAAAATATCTACCCTAATAAAAATCTTGAGAAATGTCTAAACTTCCATCAGCCCCTCACTCTCTCGGTACTTGACTTCCCCTACTGACCCCTTCAGAAAATAATCTTACTATAACGTGCTGCAAATAAAACAGTGGCCCATCAATGACATTAAAGAGATCACAACAGATACCTCTGATATACTACTGATATCACTACTGATACCTCTGATATACTACTGATATACTACTGATACCTCTGTATCTTGCATCGGCAAAGACCGATGAAAGATATATTATGGCGGTACTGGAGATCCTATAAAAATGATTACTTCATGTGATAAAATTAAACCATATTTAGCCACACTATAAGGGAGAAGGTAATATCTGATCACTGTGAAAACTCGGACTTGTTGGAAATGTGCCGACCATGTCGGCCAACCAACTGGCATCAGACGCATCCACTGTAAACGATGAGTCCAATTTTCCTAATATCTGTAGGTGACACTGGAAGAAGGCGGAGACAGGGCATGCCAGTCAGGATGTTAAATGAGGGATGAAATTAAATGTTGACCACATTTGCTGCTTGAACAAAGAATCAACACATATTCTATTGACAAAGAGACTGATCAGTAAGCGTGGCTACAGACTTTACTGACCAACCACTATCTGGCCTGTTAATAAAGTgatacaagtgaaagtgaagtaattgtcacttgtgatacacagcagcacagcacacagtgaaatttgtcctctgcattgggcagccatgacaggcgcccggggagcagtgtgtggggattgggattcgaaccggcaaccttctgattacgggtccgcttccttaaccgctaggccaccactgccccataatacTGGGTACTGAGGATCAGGATGTAGAATCCCTGCAGCAGCTGAATGGGGAATTAAAGGGCATAATTTTTGCCATAAATAAGACTCGTCGGGAAGAGTCTTGGCAGACGTACCTGCGCGTGAGTTTGGACGTGAGCTTGGTGAAGAGGTTGGTGGAGCCGCGGCTGCGGGACTGCGAGAGCGGGGTGGCGTCGTGCGACAGGGTGGGCGAGGCTGGCGGCCCGTTGTAGGTGGCGGTGCGGCGCTCGCGAAGCTGCCCGCCGTGGAAGGTGCTGCGGCTGGCCGTGTTCCGCGGGAAGCGCAGCCGGTCGGGTGGCGTGGCGCTGCTGATGCTGTGGGTGGAGGTGCCGGGGTTCCTCTGTCCCGCAGCTACCGCTGCCGTACTAGAGGGGAAGCGACGGAACGCAGAGAGATGGTTTTTTAGACTTTCACTTTGACGATTTCTTGTCGTTGGACAGTGTGGCCATCAGTGCTGTAAGGCCCTTTTCAGGGGGTCTTCTCCTACAGATTCCCCCACTGCAGCCTGTCTTACCTCAAACCGGAGGCAACTCTTTAGAGGGGGAAAGAAACATTAGCTCGCACACAGGGGTTAAAAcgcttttatcatttttaatttttgttaatCCCGAAGAATGGCTTTGGCATTAGCAGGTAAAGACACTACGGGCAGGTTAGCGCTCATGTCCAGAGGGGAAGTGCAGGATTTGGTTTTTTTCTATAAAATGGCGTCTCGGTTTAGTTGGCTCGACTGGCCAGTCGGGAtgattcaacaaaaaaaaaaaaaaactgggaagTGGGACATGGATGAGAATCAGATGAGGCCGCAGGCAGCTACTGGCAGGTATGATGGAGAAGTGATGATTGTATTAAAGACTATGGAGGTGTAAAGATGGATGGCGCACTGAAGTTAGAAAAGGAAAAGAGCGTAAGGGGAGcgagaggaggaaaagagaggaaaaaaaaaaaagcagacagacGCCGGGGCTCCTTGCTTTGCAGCCCCTTACTTGGCCCTGAAGATGTCGGTGGTGGCGGCGGAGGCGGCGCCGATGGCCTGTGGCTGAGCGGAGCGGCAGGAGTGGCCGGAGGCCGACAGGGACAGGGCCTTCTGGTGGCGGAGGCGGACTGAAGCGGACGAGGCGGCCAGCATGGTGCCAGCGTATGCAGAGGGGCTTGTGGCACAAGCAGACATTTCGCTCAGACTGGCGCGACACCCGCCACAGGACAGGAAGAGCGAGCAGAAGATAGTGTCAATTACACAATCAGGCAAAGCAAAGTGAAACACTGACAGATAAACAGTAGGTGGCAGTGTTTGTTTCGTTAACGAGACACCAATGAGAAAGAAGAATCAAGTTTGTGTCTGTCAAAATGTTTAAGTAGTGCATCCATCATTCTTTGGACTGGTTGAGGGAAGTGCGGATAGAATTTCCTAAATCTACCTTTCTTGGACCGACACACGTTAACGCCGCCATGCATTACAAACAGCGCGTAAATACGCTACAAAGATGTAGTCACAAGGTAGCGGCTTTACAATATTTCTGGGGGCTGTTGCATCATATCTCGGCTGAGGTTTTCACTTGTATTCACACAACGTTActaaaacaaattaacattcTAATCAAAAGACGACAACCTAATCTGGCTCAGAGTATGGACTCCCCCACCGTTCTCGTGTGGTGCAGTTAATGTCTGGGTGGGACACTGCAGTGGTGGTGTGGAGGTGACTGGGTCTGTActaaattgttattatttatgtattgtttttattttcttccttaTTGGGGTTtggatggggtgggggggatcGTTTGAGATGTTTTTTGCAACTCTTTGAAAATATTTCAAagtacagtcatacacggtatgatatgcggtgaaatgcttgtgcgactgctgttgacctcaatgttacaacataaattatatgtaacgAGTAGAGTTATTAGCACAAGTTATTTCTCATGCTCCAGTAATCTCAATAaactgtttgaaaaaaaaaaaaaaaaagacagacatcaTTAACACTGGTAGGCACCGCCTacgtttgtgtgtatgtaatggCGGGTCTTTAAGTCTTAAGAGCCTTTAAGCCAGCATGCGGTGAAGGGAGTAGGCCGTAACCCCACCCGGTCTTGAATCCAGGTCACCAGGGTACCAGGGCATCAAGGGTGGTGCTTCAAAGAGTTCATTTGCACCCAGGGTGACTTTGATGTTTCCCCACAACAACTGGACTTTCGTGTTCCCTTTAAACAAACGCACTTCCCCAAACTCACCAGTAGGTGGAGTACAGcgtggctttaaaacaaatattgcCGTTCTAAGGATTGACAGGAAAATTGACGTGACCGGTGCTACTTTTGGAGTCGGGTTAAAAGTGGGACAAGCAGATGCCTAATAAAGCGAGATACTGGGGAAACTGGGTGCTCCTATTCCTAAtatcacacagcacacaacgtgCCGACCTACAACTTCATCACAGACCTCCGATGGGGAGTCAATGGTCAGTTGAGAAAGATTGGGGCAGAAAGGATGATCGCATGTCCCCGGGCGCGAGAACACCATGTCTTGAGACCTGAGTTAAGGACAAGCCGTAGGAgtcctctttttatttatttttttttacaccaagcCTGTGAGGGAACGTTTAACTATAACACCATCTTTAAAGACAAGATGAATTTTACATGGCAGCATACTGTGCACCCAAAGGCAGTTCAACCAAATGCTGGCATGAATTTGAACAGCATGAGAGACAGAGGgggtgagagagaaaggaaaaggaaacagagagagagtgttcCTGTTGACATATTGCATCTTGTGAGGAACACATGGGAGTTTTATGTGGACTGTTTGTTTTAAACAGTCACCCAGGGGCGGGCATATTAACCGTGGGTAACCAGAGAATGATTCTGGTggattattgt
Coding sequences within:
- the ckbb gene encoding creatine kinase, brain b → MPFGNTHNQLKMNYSAEQEFPDLSKHNNHMAKVLTPDMYAGLRDKQTPSGFTLDDVIQTGVDNPGHPFIMTVGCVAGDEETYDVFKDLLDPVIEDRHGGYKPTDKHKTDLNSDNLQGGDDLDPNYVLSSRVRTGRSIRGFCLPPHCSRGERRGIENLSIEALSSLDGDLKGKYYALRNMTDEEQQQLIDDHFLFDKPVSPLLLASGMARDWPDARGIWHNDNKTFLVWVNEEDHLRVISMQKGGNMREVFTRFCEGLTKIEGLFKEKGHEFMWNEHLGYVLTCPSNLGTGLRAGVHVKLPNLSKHESFGEVLKRLRLQKRGTGGVDTAAVGGVFDISNADRLGFSEVELVQMVVDGVQLLVDMEKRLEGGQSISDLMPEQK